In Dromaius novaehollandiae isolate bDroNov1 unplaced genomic scaffold, bDroNov1.hap1 HAP1_SCAFFOLD_37, whole genome shotgun sequence, the following proteins share a genomic window:
- the LOC135326229 gene encoding olfactory receptor 14A16-like, which translates to GIYLAALLGNGLIITAVACDHHLHTPMYFFLLNLSLLDLGSISTTVPKSMANSLWDTRAISYSGCAAQVFLFVVFISAEYCLLTVMAYDRFVAICRPLHYSTIMGSRACVQMAAAAWGSGFLNALLHTANTFSIPLCQGNALDQFFCEISQILKLSCTDAYLREVGLLVVGICLALGCFIFIVVSYVQIFTVVLRIPSEQGRHKAFSMCLPHLAVVSLFVSTGTFAYLKPPSLSSPALDLVVAVLYSVMPPAVNPLIYSMRNKELKDALKKLIEVVLVQQQ; encoded by the coding sequence ggcatctacctggctgccctcctgggcaacggcctcatcatcacagctgtagcctgcgaccaccacctccacacccccatgtacttcttcctcctcaacctctccctcctcgaccttggctccatctccaccactgtccccaaatccatggccaattccctgtgggacaccagggccatttcttactcaggatgtgctgcccaggtctttttgtttgtcgttttcatttcagctgaatattgtcttctcacagtcatggcctacgaccgctttgttgccatctgcagacctctgcactacagcacaatcatgggcagcagagcttgtgtccaaatggcagcagctgcctggggcagtggttttctcaatgctctcctgcacactgctaacacattttcaataccactctgccaaggcaatgccctggaccagttcttctgtgaaatctcacagatcctcaagctctcctgcacagatgcctacctcagggaagtagggcttcttgtggttggtatttgtttagctttgggatgtttcattttcattgtggtgtcctatgtgcagatcttcacagttgtgctgaggatcccctctgagcagggccggcacaaagccttttccatgtgcctcccacacctggccgtggtctccctgtttgtcagcactggcacatttgcctacctgaagccgccctccctctcctccccagctctggatctggtggtggctgttctgtactcggtgatgcctccagcagtgaaccccctcatctacagcatgaggaacaaggagctcaaggatgccctgaagaaactcaTTGaggtggtactagttcagcagcaataa